In Halorubellus sp. JP-L1, one DNA window encodes the following:
- a CDS encoding TrkA family potassium uptake protein — protein sequence MDTWQRRTTYYLAGLAFVMLAYAVLYYHGMNAIEGDPVTFLHSLQVVVETFTTTGFGSDSPWSTAAMNVLVIVMDLTGVVLIFLALPVLVFPLFEEAIATTVPTAVDEDVTDHVVICTYTPRADPLVDELDSVDVPYVIVEPDRERATDLLEAGYDVIHADPDSEAGLHRANLPAARALIADVSDQVDASIVLGAREVAEHVLRVSVVEDPDRARYHELAGADVVLSPRSILGESLANKVTAALTAEIGAAVEIGEDFDVAEFPIHRESALVGTTIAESGLRERAGVNVIGAWFDGEFESPPDPNATVEAGTVLLMTGEEAALERAKELTLSESRRVARGETIVAGYGEVGRRVVADLEDANLPYTVLDREDQDGVDVVGDATDPDALEAAGIQEARTLVLALPDDTATEFATLVARDATDAIEIVCRAEQIESSKKMYRAGADYVLSLATVTGRMVASEVLDEDVISLNTQIEVVRTKAPGLTGKTLAEALVRSRTGCTVVALERDGVLQTDVGPDTEIRANDDLVVAGTDAGTNRFQELLG from the coding sequence ATGGACACCTGGCAGCGGCGGACGACGTACTACCTCGCCGGGCTCGCGTTCGTGATGCTCGCGTACGCCGTCCTCTACTATCACGGGATGAACGCGATCGAGGGCGACCCCGTGACGTTCCTTCACTCGCTCCAGGTCGTCGTCGAGACGTTCACGACCACTGGCTTCGGGTCCGATTCGCCGTGGTCGACGGCCGCGATGAACGTGCTCGTCATCGTCATGGACCTCACCGGCGTCGTCCTCATCTTCCTCGCACTCCCCGTTCTCGTCTTCCCGCTGTTCGAGGAGGCGATCGCGACGACGGTCCCGACCGCCGTCGACGAAGACGTCACCGACCACGTCGTCATCTGCACGTACACGCCGCGCGCCGACCCGCTCGTCGACGAACTCGACTCCGTCGACGTCCCCTACGTCATCGTCGAACCGGATCGCGAACGAGCGACGGACCTCCTCGAGGCCGGCTACGACGTCATCCACGCGGACCCCGACAGCGAAGCGGGCTTGCATCGCGCGAACCTCCCGGCGGCGAGAGCGCTCATCGCCGACGTCTCCGATCAGGTGGACGCGAGCATCGTCCTCGGCGCTCGCGAGGTCGCCGAGCACGTCCTCCGCGTCAGCGTCGTCGAGGACCCCGATAGGGCTCGATACCACGAACTTGCGGGCGCTGACGTCGTGCTGTCGCCGCGGTCGATCCTCGGCGAGAGCCTCGCGAACAAGGTGACGGCGGCACTCACCGCGGAGATCGGTGCGGCCGTCGAGATCGGCGAGGACTTCGACGTCGCCGAGTTCCCCATCCACCGCGAAAGCGCGCTCGTCGGGACGACGATCGCGGAGAGCGGCCTCCGCGAGCGAGCGGGCGTGAACGTCATCGGCGCGTGGTTCGACGGCGAGTTCGAGTCCCCGCCCGACCCGAATGCGACGGTCGAAGCGGGAACCGTCCTCCTGATGACCGGCGAGGAGGCCGCGCTGGAGCGCGCGAAGGAACTCACGCTGAGCGAGTCCCGTCGGGTCGCGAGAGGCGAGACGATCGTCGCCGGCTACGGCGAAGTCGGTCGACGCGTCGTCGCGGACCTCGAGGACGCGAACCTCCCGTACACGGTCCTCGACAGGGAGGACCAGGACGGCGTCGACGTCGTCGGGGACGCGACGGACCCGGACGCGCTCGAGGCGGCGGGCATCCAGGAAGCGCGGACGCTCGTCCTCGCGCTCCCCGACGACACCGCGACGGAGTTCGCGACGCTCGTCGCGCGCGATGCGACCGACGCGATCGAGATCGTCTGTCGCGCCGAACAGATCGAGTCGTCGAAGAAGATGTACCGGGCCGGCGCCGACTACGTGCTCTCGCTCGCGACCGTCACCGGCCGGATGGTCGCCTCCGAGGTGCTCGACGAGGACGTGATCTCGCTGAACACCCAGATCGAGGTCGTTCGCACGAAGGCGCCCGGGTTGACCGGGAAGACGCTCGCCGAAGCGCTCGTCCGGTCGCGGACTGGCTGCACGGTCGTCGCGCTCGAACGTGACGGAGTGCTCCAGACGGACGTCGGCCCGGACACGGAGATCAGAGCGAACGACGACCTCGTCGTCGCCGGAACGGACGCCGGAACGAACCGGTTCCAGGAACTGCTCGGGTAA
- a CDS encoding UPF0058 family protein, with amino-acid sequence MHKDELLELHEHMVTIMENFSDQDEVPDGLFSTYRELDIDPTDVHKSKSEHKHAVFVLGNSLAKAMSEDEFSSAGRIGKRMKELADDAESKI; translated from the coding sequence ATGCACAAGGACGAGCTCCTCGAACTCCACGAGCACATGGTTACGATCATGGAGAACTTCTCCGACCAGGACGAGGTCCCCGACGGCCTGTTCTCGACGTACCGAGAACTCGACATCGACCCGACGGACGTCCACAAGTCCAAGAGCGAGCACAAGCACGCGGTGTTCGTGCTCGGGAACTCGCTCGCGAAGGCGATGAGCGAGGACGAGTTCTCGAGCGCCGGCCGCATCGGCAAGCGCATGAAGGAGCTCGCCGACGACGCCGAGTCCAAGATCTGA
- a CDS encoding transcriptional regulator — translation MDSRTEERVKDWESRPFSSGYEDLRELADAEFSGAVETGSTTAFVLNGKVVGVVGGDVESFEGASGTIYEAPHPSLPLLFAMREQGGEERAKYYTNDTPISEADETLSSGSFTGYVELSENVLSGDYYVVYYGGRSMSCAFVGNSEQLVTDDDAFDRANDEVGIYTVWDVDIEVQDVPPAEDEPEDDSQDDAAGSGAGGAAVGASGSAADAAGGADVGVPDAEDDSDAGVDAVSADSSPTPGTGGATASDATVGSDATAGAADDDGAVAAPPVDDAEDSPGAVDEAEPDRQGESQRNARGTDPERRRSGGRRDDRGAGGRDGADAGQGDRERVSADAGQGDRERAGADAGQGVDDATRRHADEPQGGRDGGDGEAGGAMAEVPDEVMAEVEDEAQTSEIDDEAAWRETTTIPSINPERSTDDDDDDPLSASAASPSSSRTQGGRDASGREPTGSNGGRSRNRSSGAERTESRQRSGAPASTGGPSGAAPERVSELESELEDVRGERDAVASERDDLERERDELRERNRELEARVESLESEVADLEADLASAREHLEAEESPAAAASVELSPREALEGTNLFVRYGSKSATTLEDVHDTDVSVADLEANLRLEYHTGFDAADAAVDGQPYDEFLYDSTPYRFVEWFVYDLVFEIRDTGNESDLGDLYEAFPKVDRIELYGDVSLRYDEDGEEHREQTTFDVVVRDRMGNPLLVANVNDGRDPATESMMVDLQERASRVKRTSDALAGAFMVTASFFEPEALEIADEATSGSLLRRDSKKSYVKLSRKRGYHLCLVETRNGEFHVNVPEL, via the coding sequence ATGGACTCGCGTACGGAAGAGCGCGTCAAGGACTGGGAGTCGCGTCCGTTCTCCTCGGGCTACGAGGACCTCCGAGAGCTCGCGGACGCGGAGTTCTCTGGGGCCGTGGAGACGGGGTCGACGACCGCCTTCGTGTTGAACGGTAAGGTCGTCGGCGTCGTCGGTGGCGACGTCGAGTCGTTCGAGGGCGCATCCGGCACGATCTACGAGGCACCGCATCCCAGTCTCCCGCTCCTGTTCGCGATGCGCGAGCAGGGCGGCGAGGAACGCGCGAAGTACTACACGAACGATACGCCGATCTCCGAAGCCGACGAGACGCTCTCGTCGGGGTCGTTCACGGGCTACGTCGAGCTGTCCGAGAACGTACTGTCGGGCGATTACTACGTCGTCTACTACGGCGGACGGTCGATGAGTTGCGCGTTCGTCGGGAACTCCGAGCAGCTCGTGACCGACGACGACGCCTTCGACCGCGCGAACGACGAGGTCGGGATCTACACGGTCTGGGACGTCGACATCGAGGTACAGGACGTCCCGCCCGCCGAGGACGAACCCGAGGACGACTCCCAGGACGACGCCGCTGGGAGCGGCGCTGGCGGTGCGGCCGTCGGCGCGTCCGGCAGCGCTGCAGATGCCGCTGGCGGCGCGGATGTGGGTGTTCCTGACGCCGAGGACGACTCGGATGCTGGCGTCGACGCCGTGAGCGCGGACAGTTCGCCGACGCCCGGTACGGGCGGTGCGACGGCGTCGGACGCGACGGTGGGGTCGGACGCGACGGCGGGCGCGGCGGACGACGACGGAGCAGTCGCCGCCCCGCCGGTCGACGACGCCGAGGACTCGCCCGGGGCGGTCGACGAGGCCGAGCCAGACCGGCAGGGGGAGAGTCAGCGGAACGCTCGGGGGACGGACCCCGAGCGGCGACGGTCCGGGGGGCGGAGGGACGACCGAGGCGCTGGCGGACGAGACGGCGCGGACGCCGGCCAGGGCGATCGCGAACGGGTCAGCGCGGACGCCGGCCAGGGCGATCGCGAACGGGCCGGCGCGGATGCCGGCCAGGGCGTTGACGACGCGACGCGGCGGCATGCGGACGAACCGCAGGGCGGCCGCGATGGAGGCGACGGCGAGGCAGGCGGCGCGATGGCGGAGGTCCCCGACGAGGTGATGGCGGAGGTCGAAGACGAGGCCCAGACGTCGGAGATCGACGACGAGGCGGCGTGGCGGGAGACGACGACGATCCCCTCGATCAACCCCGAGCGGTCGACGGACGACGACGACGATGACCCGCTCTCGGCGAGCGCTGCGTCGCCGTCGTCGAGTCGTACGCAGGGCGGTCGCGACGCCAGCGGTCGCGAGCCGACCGGGTCGAACGGCGGTCGGTCGCGGAACAGGAGTTCGGGCGCGGAACGGACCGAGAGTCGTCAGCGAAGCGGTGCGCCCGCGTCCACTGGTGGGCCGAGCGGGGCCGCCCCGGAGCGCGTCTCCGAACTGGAGTCGGAACTCGAGGACGTCCGCGGGGAGCGCGACGCCGTCGCGAGCGAGCGCGACGACCTGGAGCGCGAACGCGACGAACTCCGCGAACGCAACCGCGAACTGGAGGCGCGCGTGGAGTCACTCGAGAGCGAGGTCGCCGACCTCGAGGCCGACCTCGCGAGCGCACGGGAGCATCTGGAGGCCGAGGAGTCGCCGGCGGCGGCCGCGAGCGTCGAACTGTCGCCGCGAGAGGCTCTCGAGGGAACGAACCTCTTCGTCCGGTACGGCTCGAAGAGCGCGACGACGCTCGAGGACGTCCACGACACCGACGTCTCCGTCGCCGACCTTGAGGCGAACCTCCGCCTCGAGTACCACACTGGGTTCGACGCGGCCGACGCCGCCGTCGACGGCCAGCCGTACGACGAGTTCCTCTACGACTCCACGCCCTACCGGTTCGTCGAGTGGTTCGTCTACGACCTCGTGTTCGAGATCCGCGACACCGGGAACGAGAGCGACCTCGGCGACCTCTACGAGGCGTTCCCGAAAGTCGACCGGATCGAGCTCTACGGGGACGTCTCCCTCCGGTACGACGAGGACGGTGAGGAGCACCGCGAGCAGACGACGTTCGACGTCGTCGTCCGCGACCGCATGGGGAACCCCCTGCTGGTCGCGAACGTCAACGACGGCCGGGATCCGGCGACCGAGTCGATGATGGTCGACCTGCAGGAGCGCGCGAGTCGCGTCAAGCGGACGAGCGACGCGCTCGCCGGCGCGTTCATGGTGACGGCGAGCTTCTTCGAGCCGGAGGCGCTGGAGATCGCGGACGAGGCGACCAGCGGTAGTCTCCTCCGCCGGGATTCCAAGAAGAGCTACGTGAAGCTCTCCCGGAAGCGCGGCTATCACCTCTGTCTCGTCGAGACGCGGAACGGCGAGTTCCACGTGAACGTCCCCGAGCTCTGA
- a CDS encoding adenylosuccinate synthase has protein sequence MTVTIVGSQLGDEGKGGVVDVYGDPADVVVRYQGGDNAGHTVVEDGTEYKLSLVPSGAVRGKVGVLGNGCVVNPATLFEEMDALRDRGLDPDVRVAERAHVILPYHRVLDGIEEEVKSETDSAVGTTGRGIGPTYEDKAGRRGIRVGDLLDEDVLRERVDYVVPQKRALLEDVYGVDVDDLEDPDAFDEDAVFETAREYGERLAEEDMTVDAGPFLAAKHEAGENVMLEGAQGTIIDIDHGNYPYVTSSNPTAGGAATGSGLSPGVIGQGEVVGIVKAYLTRVGRGPLPTELAGVEGQTPGYDGDAGEREEELATYIRDEGGEYGTVTGRPRRVGWLDMPMLRHSTRVNGFTGLAVNHVDVLAGLDEVQVGHSYTLGGEEVHTLPSTTEQWAACEANMRTFDGWPEVDWDAVDEYGDLPENARTYLEYVSDELDTDVYAVGVGPDRDQTVVVESPYDD, from the coding sequence ATGACTGTTACCATCGTCGGTTCCCAGCTCGGGGACGAGGGCAAGGGCGGCGTCGTCGACGTGTACGGCGACCCGGCCGACGTCGTCGTCCGCTACCAGGGCGGCGACAACGCCGGTCACACCGTCGTCGAGGACGGGACCGAGTACAAGCTCTCGCTCGTCCCGAGCGGGGCCGTCCGCGGGAAGGTCGGCGTTCTCGGCAACGGCTGCGTCGTGAATCCCGCGACGCTGTTCGAGGAGATGGACGCCCTCCGCGACCGCGGACTGGACCCGGACGTCCGCGTCGCCGAGCGCGCGCACGTCATCCTCCCGTACCACCGCGTCCTCGACGGCATCGAGGAGGAGGTCAAGAGCGAGACCGATAGCGCGGTCGGCACGACCGGACGCGGCATCGGGCCGACGTACGAGGACAAAGCTGGTAGGCGTGGGATCCGCGTCGGCGACCTCCTCGACGAGGACGTGCTCCGCGAGCGCGTCGACTACGTCGTCCCGCAGAAGCGCGCGCTCCTCGAGGACGTCTACGGCGTCGACGTCGACGACCTGGAGGACCCGGACGCGTTCGACGAGGACGCGGTGTTCGAGACCGCTCGCGAGTACGGCGAGCGGCTCGCCGAAGAGGACATGACCGTGGACGCCGGCCCGTTCCTCGCGGCGAAGCACGAGGCGGGCGAGAACGTGATGCTCGAGGGCGCACAGGGGACGATCATCGACATCGACCACGGGAACTACCCCTACGTGACGTCCTCGAACCCGACCGCGGGCGGGGCGGCGACAGGGTCGGGGCTGAGTCCCGGCGTCATCGGTCAGGGCGAGGTCGTCGGCATCGTGAAGGCGTACCTGACGCGCGTCGGCCGCGGGCCGCTCCCGACGGAGCTGGCGGGCGTCGAGGGCCAGACGCCGGGGTACGACGGGGACGCGGGCGAACGCGAAGAGGAGCTCGCGACGTACATCCGCGACGAGGGCGGCGAGTACGGCACCGTCACCGGACGGCCGCGTCGCGTCGGCTGGCTCGACATGCCGATGCTCCGGCACTCGACGCGCGTGAACGGCTTCACGGGCCTCGCGGTGAACCACGTCGACGTCCTCGCGGGCCTCGACGAGGTCCAGGTCGGGCACTCGTACACGCTCGGGGGCGAGGAAGTCCACACGCTGCCGTCGACCACCGAACAGTGGGCGGCCTGCGAGGCGAACATGCGCACGTTCGACGGCTGGCCGGAAGTCGACTGGGACGCGGTCGACGAGTACGGCGACCTCCCGGAGAACGCTCGCACGTACCTCGAGTACGTCAGCGACGAACTCGACACGGACGTCTACGCGGTCGGCGTCGGCCCGGACCGCGACCAGACCGTCGTCGTCGAGTCGCCGTACGACGACTGA
- a CDS encoding NUDIX hydrolase gives MEDYDRFRIYSVALDPEYCPQCGTAVGARDFDAGAMDWCEECEMVFSRNPLAAVHVVVRDDDHVLLLDEPIPQHEGVLSLPGGHAGHDEGPREAVLRELAEETGLDAAPDALSLVTVRHVETPEVAYHFATYALDLADASGDLRPEAEGFEVRREPVADVLAGDVRLRDSDRERIAKAFEREPSA, from the coding sequence ATGGAGGACTACGATCGGTTCCGGATCTACTCGGTCGCGCTCGACCCGGAGTACTGTCCGCAGTGTGGAACCGCGGTCGGGGCGCGCGATTTCGACGCCGGAGCGATGGACTGGTGCGAGGAGTGCGAGATGGTGTTCTCGCGGAACCCGCTCGCGGCCGTCCACGTGGTCGTCCGCGACGACGACCACGTGTTGCTGCTGGACGAACCGATCCCCCAGCACGAGGGCGTCCTGAGCCTCCCCGGCGGCCACGCCGGTCACGACGAGGGTCCGCGCGAGGCCGTCCTCCGCGAACTCGCGGAGGAGACGGGGCTCGACGCCGCGCCCGACGCGCTCTCGCTCGTCACGGTCCGGCACGTCGAGACGCCGGAGGTCGCGTATCACTTCGCGACCTATGCGCTCGACCTCGCGGACGCGTCCGGCGACCTGCGGCCCGAGGCCGAGGGGTTCGAGGTTCGGCGCGAGCCCGTCGCGGACGTTCTCGCCGGCGACGTCCGATTGCGGGACTCCGACCGCGAACGCATCGCGAAGGCGTTCGAGCGAGAGCCCTCGGCGTAG
- a CDS encoding methytransferase partner Trm112 — MKESLMDVLCCPMDKSELELEVDERADDDEVLTGTLVCTECGESYPIEDGIPNLLPPDMRDDVPA; from the coding sequence ATGAAGGAGTCGCTGATGGACGTACTCTGCTGTCCGATGGACAAGTCCGAACTCGAACTGGAGGTCGACGAGCGCGCCGACGACGACGAGGTGCTCACCGGGACGCTCGTCTGCACGGAGTGCGGCGAGTCTTACCCGATCGAGGACGGCATCCCGAACCTGCTCCCGCCGGACATGCGCGACGACGTCCCCGCCTGA
- a CDS encoding putative quinol monooxygenase, protein MLVVQTTIPVDESQFEEATTAARRVAAASREESGTLGYVAATTVGDDPALVFVERYEDVDAARSHQDTDHYAAFVDAVCEFADGQTTTHQYEVANHEAVTFTTAELRDSI, encoded by the coding sequence ATGCTCGTCGTCCAGACGACGATCCCCGTCGACGAATCGCAGTTCGAGGAAGCCACCACAGCGGCTCGCCGCGTCGCCGCCGCGAGCCGCGAGGAATCGGGCACGCTCGGGTACGTGGCCGCGACGACCGTCGGCGACGACCCCGCGCTCGTGTTCGTCGAACGCTACGAAGACGTCGACGCCGCCCGCTCCCACCAGGACACCGACCACTACGCGGCGTTCGTCGACGCCGTCTGCGAGTTCGCCGACGGCCAGACGACCACTCACCAGTACGAGGTCGCGAACCACGAGGCAGTCACGTTCACGACAGCGGAACTCCGCGACTCGATCTGA